A single window of Vigna radiata var. radiata cultivar VC1973A chromosome 4, Vradiata_ver6, whole genome shotgun sequence DNA harbors:
- the LOC106759437 gene encoding metal tolerance protein 11 isoform X2: MDYRVLHLEALEGQEDNIAEYYQQQVEVLEGFTEMDALAERGFIPGMSKEERDKLARSETFAIRLSNVANMVLFVAKVYASIRSGSLAIIASTLDSLLDLLSGFILWFTAFSMQTPNPYQYPIGKKRMQPLGILVFASVMATLGLQIILESIRTLIYTDNAFNLTKEQERWVVGIMLSVTLVKFLLMIYCRTFTNEIIKAYAQDHFFDVITNVIGLIAALLANYVDDWMDPVGAIILALYTIRTWSMTVLENVNSLVGKSAAPEYLQKLTYLCWNHHEAVRHIDTVRAYTFGSHYFVEVDIVLPADMQLQEAHDIGESLQEKLELLPEIERAFVHLDYEYSHKPEHAQSHS, encoded by the exons ATGGACTATAGGGTTTTGCATTTGGAAGCTCTAGAGG GTCAAGAGGATAATATTGCGGAGTACTACCAGCAGCAAGTTGAAGTGCTTGAGGGCTTTACTGAAATGGATGCCCTAGCAGAGCGTGGTTTTATTCCTGGAATGTCGAag GAGGAGCGAGACAAGTTAGCAAGAAGTGAGACGTTTGCCATCAGATTGTCAAATGTAGCAAACATGGTTCTTTTTGTCGCCAAAGTTTATGCATCAATACGAAGTGGTTCCCTAGCCATCATTGCATCGACTTTAGACTCGCTTCTTGATCTTCTTTCTGGATTTATCCTCTGGTTCACTGCATTTTCCATGCAGACACCAAACCCGTATCAGTATCCTATAGGAAAGAAACGGATGCAACCATTG GGAATTCTTGTTTTTGCCTCTGTCATGGCTACACTGGGACTGCAAATTATCTTGGAGTCTATCCGCACATTAATATATACT GACAATGCATTCAACTTGACCAAGGAACAAGAGCGATGGGTTGTGGGGATTATGCTTTCGGTGACTTTGGTGAAATTCTTACTGATGATCTATTGCCGCACTTTTACTAATGAGATCATTAAAGCCTATGCCCAGGATCATTTTTTTGATGTGATCACTAATGTCATTGGTCTTATTGCTGCACTTTTGGCAAATTATGTTGACGATTGGATGGATCCTGTTGGTGCTATCATT CTGGCGTTGTACACCATACGCACATGGTCAATGACAGTGTTGGAAAATGTGAATTCCCTGGTTGGAAAATCAGCTGCACCTGAGTATCTTCAGAAACTCACATACCTATGCTGGAACCACCACGAGGCTGTGAGGCACATTGATACAGTTCGAGCATACACATTCGGGTCTCACTACTTTGTTGAAGTTGATATTGTCCTGCCAGCAGATATGCAGTTGCAAGAGGCCCATGATATTGGGGAATCATTGCAAGAGAAGCTTGAGCTTTTACCCGAGATCGAGCGTGCTTTTGTTCATCTTGATTATGAGTACAGTCACAAACCTGAGCATGCACAATCTCACTCTTAG
- the LOC106759437 gene encoding metal tolerance protein 11 isoform X1 has product MVETAELHGEEQRSLLSDSNNGDRSWRLNFEGFQISSEHTEKQVKPSRGLYDCYGVLGQEDNIAEYYQQQVEVLEGFTEMDALAERGFIPGMSKEERDKLARSETFAIRLSNVANMVLFVAKVYASIRSGSLAIIASTLDSLLDLLSGFILWFTAFSMQTPNPYQYPIGKKRMQPLGILVFASVMATLGLQIILESIRTLIYTDNAFNLTKEQERWVVGIMLSVTLVKFLLMIYCRTFTNEIIKAYAQDHFFDVITNVIGLIAALLANYVDDWMDPVGAIILALYTIRTWSMTVLENVNSLVGKSAAPEYLQKLTYLCWNHHEAVRHIDTVRAYTFGSHYFVEVDIVLPADMQLQEAHDIGESLQEKLELLPEIERAFVHLDYEYSHKPEHAQSHS; this is encoded by the exons ATGGTGGAGACGGCGGAGCTTCACGGCGAGGAGCAGCGCTCGTTGCTCTCAGATTCGAACAATGGGGACCGGTCCTGGCGGTTGAACTTCGAGGGGTTTCAGATATCTTCAGAGCACACGGAGAAGCAAGTGAAACCCTCTCGCGGACTCTATGACTGTTATGGCGTTCTAG GTCAAGAGGATAATATTGCGGAGTACTACCAGCAGCAAGTTGAAGTGCTTGAGGGCTTTACTGAAATGGATGCCCTAGCAGAGCGTGGTTTTATTCCTGGAATGTCGAag GAGGAGCGAGACAAGTTAGCAAGAAGTGAGACGTTTGCCATCAGATTGTCAAATGTAGCAAACATGGTTCTTTTTGTCGCCAAAGTTTATGCATCAATACGAAGTGGTTCCCTAGCCATCATTGCATCGACTTTAGACTCGCTTCTTGATCTTCTTTCTGGATTTATCCTCTGGTTCACTGCATTTTCCATGCAGACACCAAACCCGTATCAGTATCCTATAGGAAAGAAACGGATGCAACCATTG GGAATTCTTGTTTTTGCCTCTGTCATGGCTACACTGGGACTGCAAATTATCTTGGAGTCTATCCGCACATTAATATATACT GACAATGCATTCAACTTGACCAAGGAACAAGAGCGATGGGTTGTGGGGATTATGCTTTCGGTGACTTTGGTGAAATTCTTACTGATGATCTATTGCCGCACTTTTACTAATGAGATCATTAAAGCCTATGCCCAGGATCATTTTTTTGATGTGATCACTAATGTCATTGGTCTTATTGCTGCACTTTTGGCAAATTATGTTGACGATTGGATGGATCCTGTTGGTGCTATCATT CTGGCGTTGTACACCATACGCACATGGTCAATGACAGTGTTGGAAAATGTGAATTCCCTGGTTGGAAAATCAGCTGCACCTGAGTATCTTCAGAAACTCACATACCTATGCTGGAACCACCACGAGGCTGTGAGGCACATTGATACAGTTCGAGCATACACATTCGGGTCTCACTACTTTGTTGAAGTTGATATTGTCCTGCCAGCAGATATGCAGTTGCAAGAGGCCCATGATATTGGGGAATCATTGCAAGAGAAGCTTGAGCTTTTACCCGAGATCGAGCGTGCTTTTGTTCATCTTGATTATGAGTACAGTCACAAACCTGAGCATGCACAATCTCACTCTTAG